In one Lolium rigidum isolate FL_2022 chromosome 3, APGP_CSIRO_Lrig_0.1, whole genome shotgun sequence genomic region, the following are encoded:
- the LOC124694988 gene encoding disease resistance protein RGA5-like, producing the protein MAVSASTGVMNSLLGKLTTLMGDEYRKLKGVRNKVVSLHEEFSSMNALLVKLAGMDELDVQAKVWRDQVREMSYDIEDCIDDFMHDLEVKGATTGFLKKTAERFKKLKVRHQIANKINGIEARVLQLHERRIRYKLDEYNPTTSIVHIDPRALAIFADAAGLVGINTPRDELIELLMDQGQELKVASIVGFGGLGKTTLANEVCREIKGKFTCHAFVSVSLKPDIPRLLRNLLLKLTREQLSPSSSLDDVITNIREYLLNERYFIIIDDLWDTLAWDIIKCAFPENNHGSRVLTTTRIYSVAAACCSKSRGCVFKMKYLNEHDSRRMFFSRIFGSENSCPTELVDVSMDILKKCGGLPLAIISISSLLADQPKTTFEYVRKSLGCMFDGNPTLDQMRQILELSFRNLPNHLKTCLLYLGMYPEDHVIWTFYLLRQWIAEVFVRPTPGLDAEDVAISYFNELINRSMIQPVDTDDGGEVLSCRVHDIMLDVIRSKIEEENFISVLSDPDAVLGMHRNIRRASFQCSGEECRLTSAMVNGSLSKVRSVYAFGGFSCQSVMLLKYIRVLHLDMGFARNNVLDLTGISKLFLLRCLNVVGDTRIELPSQIGELQQLETLDLAVPVSVSNLPSDIVSLPLLLHLSVYGHRGFPDGIGRLRLLRTLRMFGLERNSVENIKGLGEMTSLRYFTFQWSGNDLVEGARRMDVLRSSLQRISGSLRILQFHPGNLDSEGLDGWTTFSPPPIHLRDMMMSGCVFSMIPKWFGHLRDLQSLRFTVRAAGLKDDGVAILAGLPSLVFLQLGSEKPLEERVRIPGSGIAFRALKEFFLCCWAPLLTFEAGAMPVLKKLFLLLIPSRCESGGSVEGPLDGIEHLPAGLREIDIRIKGERDEDGEALKSSLKIAFEEHHPGAALDIRCR; encoded by the exons ATGGCAGTGAGCGCTTCCACGGGTGTGATGAACTCGCTCCTTGGGAAGCTCACTACCCTGATGGGGGATGAGTATCGGAAGCTCAAAGGTGTGCGCAATAAGGTTGTGTCCCTTCATGAAGAGTTCAGTAGCATGaatgctcttcttgtaaagctggcaGGAATGGACGAGCTTGATGTTCAGGCTAAGGTGTGGAGAGACCAAGTGAGGGAGATGTCCTATGATATTGAAGACTGCATCGATGACTTCATGCATGACCTTGAAGTAAAAGGTGCAACCACTGGGTTTCTCAAGAAGACAGCTGAGCGCTTTAAGAAGCTCAAGGTGCGTCATCAAATTGCCAACAAGATCAACGGGATTGAGGCTCGTGTACTTCAATTGCATGAGCGGCGCATAAGGTACAAGCTTGATGAGTACAACCCTACGACCAGTATTGTCCATATTGATCCACGAGCACTCGCTATTTTTGCGGATGCGGCTGGTCTCGTGGGTATTAATACCCCCAGAGATGAGCTTATTGAGTTGTTGATGGATCAAGGTCAAGAGCTGAAGGTGGCTTCTATTGTGGGATTTGGAGGTCTCGGAAAAACCACCCTTGCAAATGAAGTGTGCCGTGAGATCAAAGGGAAGTTTACCTGTCATGCATTTGTATCAGTATCTCTAAAGCCTGATATACCGAGGCTTCTCCGGAATTTATTATTGAAGCTTACGAGGGAACAGTTGTCTCCAAGTAGCAGCTTGGATGATGTGATTACAAATATCAGAGAGTATTTATTGAATGAGAG GTACTTTATCATAATTGATGATTTATGGGATACGTTAGCATGGGATATTATTAAATGTGCTTTCCCAGAAAATAATCATGGCAGTAGAGTGCTAACAACTACCAGGATTTATTCGGTTGCTGCTGCTTGTTGCTCTAAAAGCAGAGGATGTGTTTTTAAGATGAAATATCTTAATGAGCATGATTCAAGAAGAATGTTTTTTAGCAGAATATTTGGTTCAGAAAATTCCTGCCCTACTGAATTAGTAGACGTTTCAATGGATATTCTGAAAAAATGTGGTGGTCTGCCACTTGCTATCATCAGTATATCAAGCCTTCTAGCTGATCAACCAAAGACAACATTTGAGTATGTAAGGAAGTCTCTCGGATGCATGTTTGACGGAAATCCTACTCTTGATCAGATGAGGCAAATTTTGGAGCTCAGCTTCAGAAACCTTCCTAACCATCTTAAGACATGTTTGCTCTATCTTGGTATGTATCCAGAGGATCATGTGATATGGACGTTTTATTTGTTGAGGCAATGGATCGCAGAAGTTTTCGTGCGTCCAACCCCTGGGCTCGATGCAGAGGATGTTGCAATAAGCTATTTCAATGAGCTTATTAATAGGAGCATGATCCAGCCTGTGGATACCGACGATGGTGGAGAGGTGTTGAGCTGCAgagtacatgatataatgctagATGTCATCAGATCCAAGATTGAAGAAGAAAATTTTATTTCTGTGCTAAGTGACCCGGACGCTGTGTTAGGGATGCACAGAAATATCCGGAGAGCTTCATTCCAATGCTCTGGTGAAGAGTGCAGACTGACATCAGCAATGGTCAACGGGTCATTATCAAAAGTTCGATCAGTCTATGCTTTTGGAGGGTTTTCTTGCCAATCTGTGATGCTACTGAAATATATCCGAGTTCTACATCTAGATATGGGCTTTGCCAGAAATAATGTGCTAGATCTCACTGGTATATCTAAGTTGTTTCTATTGAGATGCTTAAATGTGGTTGGCGATACGAGGATTGAGCTACCTAGCCAAATTGGTGAGCTACAGCAATTGGAGACACTTGATTTAGCAGTACCCGTATCCGTCTCCAATCTTCCATCTGATATTGTTAGTTTGCCTCTGCTGTTGCATCTCAGTGTTTACGGACATAGAGGTTTTCCCGACGGAATTGGCAGATTGAGACTTCTGCGAACTCTACGGATGTTTGGTTTAGAGAGGAACTCCGTGGAGAATATCAAGGGCCTAGGCGAGATGACCAGCCTAAGATATTTTACTTTTCAATGGTCGGGAAATGACTTGGTGGAAGGGGCAAGACGTATGGATGTCTTGCGTTCTTCTCTACAAAGGATCAGCGGCAGCCTCAGGATCCTTCAATTTCATCCTGGTAATTTGGATTCTGAGGGATTAGATGGCTGGACCACATTTTCCCCTCCACCTATCCATCTTCGAGATATGATGATGTCGGGCTGCGTGTTTTCGATGATCCCCAAGTGGTTTGGTCATCTTCGGGACCTCCAAAGCTTGCGTTTCACGGTCAGGGCTGCAGGTTTGAAGGATGATGGCGTTGCTATTCTTGCAGGGTTGCCATCACTTGTCTTTCTCCAGTTGGGCTCAGAAAAACCTCTCGAAGAAAGGGTGCGCATCCCTGGCAGCGGCATTGCATTCCGAGCTCTCAAAGAGTTCTTTCTCTGTTGTTGGGCTCCGTTGTTGACTTTTGAAGCGGGTGCTATGCCTGTGCTCAAGAAGCTTTTTCTACTGTTAATACCGAGTCGTTGCGAGAGTGGTGGGTCTGTGGAGGGTCCACTAGATGGCATTGAGCACTTGCCAGCTGGCCTCAGAGAAATCGATATAAGGATCAAGGGCGAAAGAGATGAGGATGGAGAGGCTCTGAAGTCTTCTTTGAAGATTGCATTTGAGGAGCATCATCCAGGCGCTGCCTTGGACATCCGGTGTCGGTGA